A genome region from bacterium SCSIO 12844 includes the following:
- a CDS encoding ATP-binding protein yields the protein MALVKGIYNSIEELFAWISMYGKQSINAYCDLESADSKNVLVAKDGSLASIIRLDGFHRFVSFDEFNFISSRITDALQPVFNIEGHTLQFFFSYDPNSIEEEIEKSLEPAKKSAERIGLKIDDIFESRKQALKKFCSTESCFIVIWTSTKVLAKVAYNQAAKAHSDRIRKAKLSHAKKAQRLFSVLPEIRNIHQSLVDSLMEDLNYTGLYVKLLDVHTAVREIRKTVDPDNTDPTWTPSLPGDRLPFKLSEKEYKDLSPYLWTPLDEQIFARPAENEDLKISKFGDNIYAPMFIDLYPKDVKPFYELFRRLKESGMPWRISYSINAKGMSIVKTKAILAQFLTFTSSQNKLIVEANRLLKQIDESSDDPVIKISICFATWAPADKETLLRERSSRLYKVIQGWGGAEVSDIFGDPFAATASSALSLVRSNAIPASAAPLSDVVRMLPTVRPASPWEDGALLFRSPDGKIWPFQPGSSQQVSWIDLIYARSGSGKSVLLNSINLGVCLSKGLDNIPYIAMIDIGPSSKGFVSLLQQALPEDQRHTAMYHRMKMSKEDAVNPFDTILGARYPTSAHRIFLVNFVSALVLDNVDDSLPEGMAGMISMIIDETYKQYSDDQQPKPYTPGLNNDIDQKINEVAPGETFKSWWDIVDKLFAHQEYRLAQLAQCYAMPNIADTVSMAHHYAIKDLYGGVTMSTGEDYITAYCRLISSVIRNFPSLVDITNLFVSSSRIISIDLNDVAHGGSETANKQTSIAYMLARHVIAQHFFTGLDELKSFPEVYRPYHAERFRQMANEPKRLVFDEFHRTAKSTAVREQVLRDMREGRKWKVQISLASQSLQDFDPLMLEFATSVFILDAGPQKAIDETCHTFGLTDTERLALRTRVHGPSSKGATFIAQFATKKGSNTQLLTATLGAVELWALNTTLEDAYIRDSLYDRIDPVQARQLLAYRFPSGSAAEYIEVMSKDNPDKNVRVFCNEIIDEMVTEYFRKQQFSLRQQMM from the coding sequence ATGGCTTTAGTGAAGGGTATTTATAATTCGATTGAGGAATTGTTTGCTTGGATTAGCATGTATGGCAAGCAATCAATTAATGCATATTGCGACTTAGAAAGTGCTGATAGTAAAAATGTTTTAGTTGCAAAAGATGGCTCTTTAGCTTCGATTATCCGTTTGGATGGCTTCCATCGATTTGTATCCTTTGATGAATTTAATTTTATTAGTTCGCGTATCACAGATGCATTGCAACCTGTTTTTAATATTGAAGGACATACCTTACAATTTTTCTTTTCTTATGACCCAAACTCAATTGAAGAAGAGATTGAAAAATCACTTGAGCCGGCAAAAAAATCAGCTGAGAGAATAGGCCTTAAAATTGATGATATTTTTGAGTCAAGAAAACAGGCGTTAAAGAAATTCTGTTCAACTGAAAGTTGTTTTATTGTTATTTGGACAAGTACAAAAGTTCTAGCAAAAGTCGCTTATAATCAGGCTGCCAAAGCACATAGTGATCGTATTAGAAAAGCAAAATTATCACATGCAAAAAAAGCACAGCGTTTGTTTAGTGTATTGCCAGAAATTAGAAATATTCACCAATCGTTAGTTGATAGTTTAATGGAAGATTTAAACTATACTGGCTTATATGTGAAACTATTGGATGTACATACAGCGGTTCGAGAAATTAGAAAAACTGTTGATCCAGATAATACAGATCCAACTTGGACACCATCATTGCCTGGTGATCGTCTACCTTTTAAATTATCAGAGAAAGAATATAAAGATTTATCTCCTTATCTTTGGACACCATTAGATGAGCAAATTTTTGCACGTCCAGCAGAAAATGAAGACTTAAAAATATCAAAATTTGGTGATAACATTTATGCGCCAATGTTTATTGATTTATACCCTAAAGATGTAAAGCCATTTTATGAATTATTTAGACGCTTAAAAGAATCTGGTATGCCGTGGCGGATTTCTTATTCGATTAATGCTAAGGGGATGAGTATTGTTAAAACTAAGGCAATATTAGCTCAATTTTTGACATTTACTTCATCTCAGAATAAATTAATTGTAGAGGCTAATCGCCTTTTAAAACAAATCGATGAGTCGAGTGATGACCCAGTGATTAAAATATCTATTTGTTTTGCTACATGGGCACCAGCAGATAAAGAAACTCTGTTAAGAGAACGTTCTTCAAGATTATATAAAGTAATTCAAGGTTGGGGTGGTGCAGAAGTAAGTGATATATTTGGAGATCCATTTGCTGCAACAGCGTCATCGGCTTTATCATTAGTTCGCAGTAATGCAATTCCTGCTTCAGCTGCACCATTATCTGATGTCGTAAGAATGCTACCTACAGTTAGACCGGCTTCACCATGGGAAGATGGTGCTTTATTATTTAGATCACCTGATGGAAAAATATGGCCATTTCAACCAGGATCTTCGCAACAAGTTAGTTGGATTGATTTGATATATGCTCGTTCAGGCTCTGGTAAATCTGTATTATTGAACTCAATCAACCTAGGTGTTTGTTTATCTAAAGGTTTAGATAATATACCTTATATTGCAATGATTGATATTGGGCCATCATCAAAAGGCTTTGTTAGTTTATTACAACAAGCTTTGCCTGAAGATCAACGTCATACTGCTATGTACCACCGAATGAAAATGTCAAAAGAAGATGCAGTTAATCCTTTTGATACCATACTGGGTGCAAGATACCCAACAAGTGCGCATAGAATTTTCTTAGTTAACTTTGTTAGTGCCTTAGTATTGGATAATGTTGATGATAGCCTACCTGAAGGTATGGCTGGTATGATTAGTATGATCATTGATGAGACTTATAAGCAATACAGTGATGATCAGCAACCAAAACCATATACACCGGGTTTAAATAACGATATTGACCAGAAAATTAATGAAGTCGCACCAGGGGAAACTTTTAAATCTTGGTGGGATATTGTTGATAAATTATTTGCACATCAAGAATACAGGTTAGCTCAATTAGCACAGTGTTATGCTATGCCTAATATTGCTGATACAGTATCAATGGCTCACCACTATGCTATTAAAGATTTATATGGTGGTGTGACAATGTCAACAGGTGAAGATTATATCACTGCCTATTGTCGTTTAATATCAAGTGTGATTCGTAATTTCCCATCATTAGTAGATATCACTAATTTATTTGTTTCATCATCACGTATTATTTCAATTGACTTAAATGATGTAGCACATGGTGGTAGTGAAACTGCAAATAAACAAACATCGATTGCTTATATGTTGGCACGTCATGTAATTGCACAACACTTCTTTACAGGTTTGGATGAATTAAAATCATTTCCAGAAGTTTATCGTCCTTATCATGCTGAACGTTTTCGTCAAATGGCAAATGAGCCAAAGCGTCTTGTATTTGATGAGTTCCATAGAACAGCAAAAAGTACAGCAGTAAGAGAACAAGTTTTACGTGATATGCGTGAGGGAAGAAAGTGGAAAGTACAAATTTCATTGGCTTCACAGTCATTACAAGATTTTGATCCTTTAATGCTTGAGTTTGCAACATCTGTATTTATTTTAGATGCAGGCCCACAAAAAGCAATTGACGAAACATGTCATACATTTGGTCTAACAGATACTGAACGCTTAGCATTAAGAACTAGAGTACATGGCCCAAGTAGTAAAGGGGCAACATTTATTGCACAGTTTGCAACTAAAAAAGGTTCAAATACACAGCTTTTAACAGCAACATTAGGTGCTGTAGAGCTATGGGCGTTAAATACGACATTAGAAGATGCTTATATTCGTGATTCTTTATATGATCGGATTGATCCTGTTCAAGCTCGTCAATTGTTAGCCTACCGTTTCCCAAGTGGTAGTGCAGCTGAATATATTGAAGTGATGAGTAAAGATAATCCAGATAAGAATGTACGTGTATTTTGTAATGAGATTATTGATGAGATGGTTACAGAGTATTTCCGTAAGCAGCAATTTAGTTTAAGACAGCAAATGATGTAA
- a CDS encoding type IVB secretion system apparatus protein IcmL/DotI, with the protein MAEDVLTQIIKRNDFFKQNFKRITTVLLISCILNVVLFVGLMFTIASKPQSSYFAVTENGRLLQLQGTKTAQITDAMVVSWVSQVVPKLYVLDFLNYRSQLNDINKYFTNYGWNSYSTAFKSVLDQIVKDKLVTRATLQDVPVVTAKGSVNGVMAWKVQVPVMINFQQGKKEQTNQFILSLTIMKNSNTESGELLGISQVVEQPYTSK; encoded by the coding sequence ATGGCTGAAGATGTATTAACCCAAATTATTAAGCGTAATGATTTTTTTAAACAGAACTTTAAACGTATAACAACAGTTTTATTAATTAGTTGTATATTAAATGTTGTATTATTTGTAGGTTTAATGTTTACAATAGCGTCTAAGCCACAGTCTAGCTATTTTGCAGTTACTGAAAATGGTCGCTTACTTCAATTACAAGGTACTAAAACTGCACAAATTACAGATGCAATGGTCGTATCTTGGGTTTCGCAAGTTGTACCAAAACTATATGTGTTAGATTTCTTAAATTATCGCTCACAATTAAATGATATTAATAAATATTTTACTAACTATGGTTGGAATAGTTATTCGACTGCGTTTAAAAGTGTATTGGATCAAATTGTTAAAGATAAATTAGTTACGCGTGCAACATTACAAGATGTACCTGTTGTAACTGCGAAAGGTTCAGTTAATGGTGTTATGGCGTGGAAAGTTCAAGTGCCTGTAATGATTAACTTCCAGCAAGGTAAAAAAGAGCAAACTAATCAGTTTATCTTATCACTTACAATTATGAAGAATTCAAATACAGAAAGTGGTGAGTTATTAGGAATATCTCAGGTTGTTGAACAACCGTATACTAGTAAATAA
- the purB gene encoding adenylosuccinate lyase: protein MSDTTIFSISPIDGRYQSKVASLNKITSEYGLIYYRTLIEIRWFIELSNHTDIKELPKFSNDEVKFLNDIINNFNQDDALTVKHIEKTTNHDVKAVEYLIKEKLSKNEHLNQLGEFIHFACTSEDINNLSYALMLKDTIKTVKPYLVDILTTLQQLAHRYAEIPLLSKTHGQPASPSTLGKEFANIYARLNRQLKQIDKVEYLGKINGAVGNFNAHISAYPEINWPQFATEFVESLGLSYNPYTTQIEPHDYIAEVLDLFVRIHTILIDFSRDIWGYISFNYFKQKTIEGEVGSSTMPHKVNPIDFENAEGNLGIANAMMTHLAQKLPISRFQRDLTDSTVLRNIGVGFAHGLIAYQALLKGINKLEVNQNILLNDLNSNIEVLGEAVQTVMRRYGIEKPYEKLKALTRGKRLNIEDMRAFISQLNIPSNAKVQLFELLPETYTGLAKDLAKEI from the coding sequence ATGTCAGATACAACTATTTTTTCTATTTCACCTATTGATGGACGATACCAATCCAAAGTAGCTTCTTTAAATAAAATCACATCTGAATATGGGCTTATTTATTATCGTACCTTAATTGAAATTCGCTGGTTTATTGAACTTTCTAATCATACTGATATTAAGGAATTACCTAAATTTAGTAATGATGAAGTTAAGTTTTTAAATGACATTATCAACAATTTTAATCAAGATGATGCATTAACTGTAAAACATATTGAAAAAACAACTAATCATGACGTTAAAGCAGTTGAATATTTAATTAAAGAAAAACTATCAAAAAACGAACATTTAAATCAACTAGGTGAGTTTATTCATTTTGCTTGTACATCAGAAGATATCAATAACTTATCTTATGCATTAATGCTTAAAGACACCATTAAAACAGTCAAGCCTTATTTAGTAGATATCTTAACTACTTTACAGCAATTAGCCCATAGGTATGCTGAAATTCCATTGTTATCAAAAACACATGGTCAACCAGCATCACCATCCACTTTAGGTAAAGAGTTTGCCAATATTTATGCACGCCTAAACCGCCAATTAAAACAAATTGATAAAGTAGAATATCTAGGCAAAATTAATGGTGCTGTTGGAAACTTTAATGCACATATCAGTGCTTATCCCGAAATTAATTGGCCACAATTTGCAACCGAGTTTGTTGAAAGTTTAGGGCTTAGCTATAACCCTTATACAACACAAATTGAACCACATGATTATATTGCTGAAGTTTTAGATTTGTTCGTACGTATTCACACAATTTTAATCGATTTTTCTCGTGATATTTGGGGATATATTTCTTTTAATTACTTCAAACAAAAAACGATTGAAGGTGAAGTTGGATCATCAACTATGCCACATAAAGTTAACCCAATTGATTTTGAAAATGCTGAAGGAAACCTAGGTATTGCCAATGCTATGATGACACATTTAGCTCAAAAACTACCTATATCCCGTTTTCAAAGAGACTTAACTGACTCTACAGTGCTACGTAATATTGGCGTTGGGTTTGCACATGGATTAATTGCTTATCAAGCATTACTTAAAGGCATAAACAAATTAGAGGTTAACCAAAATATTCTATTAAATGATTTAAACAGTAATATTGAAGTTTTGGGAGAAGCTGTTCAAACAGTAATGCGCCGTTATGGTATTGAAAAACCTTATGAAAAACTGAAAGCCTTAACAAGAGGTAAACGATTAAATATAGAAGATATGAGAGCCTTTATTAGCCAATTGAATATACCAAGTAACGCGAAGGTACAGCTATTTGAACTACTACCTGAAACTTATACAGGACTTGCCAAAGATTTAGCTAAAGAAATATAA
- the smpB gene encoding SsrA-binding protein SmpB, whose product MKKKKSNHSDSTIALNRKARHDYILEDKYEAGIVLKGWEIKSIRQGRVQISDSHVIVRKGEVWLLNALITPLHSASTHVVADPSATRKLLLNRREINKLIGGVEKEGYTIVPLAMYFKGSRVKVEIALAKGKKLHDKRSSSKERDWQREKERIFKKQR is encoded by the coding sequence ATGAAAAAAAAGAAATCCAATCATAGTGACTCTACGATTGCACTAAATCGTAAAGCTCGCCATGACTACATACTAGAAGATAAATACGAAGCAGGTATTGTCCTAAAGGGGTGGGAAATTAAAAGTATACGCCAAGGCCGGGTACAAATATCTGATAGTCACGTTATTGTTAGAAAAGGTGAGGTTTGGCTATTAAATGCATTAATTACACCACTTCATAGTGCCTCAACTCATGTAGTAGCTGATCCATCGGCAACAAGAAAATTACTACTTAATCGACGTGAAATTAATAAATTAATTGGTGGTGTTGAAAAAGAAGGTTACACCATTGTACCTTTAGCAATGTACTTTAAAGGTAGTCGAGTCAAAGTTGAAATTGCCTTAGCTAAAGGTAAAAAATTACATGATAAACGCTCCAGCAGCAAAGAAAGAGATTGGCAGCGTGAAAAAGAACGCATATTTAAAAAACAGAGGTAA